A stretch of Sandaracinaceae bacterium DNA encodes these proteins:
- a CDS encoding HAMP domain-containing protein codes for MADGRRSPGIAVKLFVLLAAFSVMPVGALAWWQLTAIAESQRAQRLASLDGLASAKASAIDQSMANRRRDVERIATLMAPRLSRLLEAERELADATQAPAEPSEPLPELQDAGQLDERDEIEAAERAEEIPQVEEAPLEEPAEPEPPAVARRTEALETARAELRRSLGLILWDQADFEELLVIDGQGRVRSSTYSEHEGRTAESIEYFQQGRRATYVQPVFMSPITERWTMVIATPIRDENAVETGVLAARLNLAQLFGLINDVSGLGDTGETVVGRMIGEELVLMAPTRSQPDAILRRFPLAEVEQMPVTLAARGQLGRGERVDYRGDETLAAWRPIPSLEWGLVVKMDEDEAMRDSAQARWRTLQVALVILVLAVIGAMLVARQVVRPLRQLREATDRLSRGDFDVRLDIRSRDEIGELADSFERMVAAIKFFREHARPESEMDDDSLEAEEGGDEDSATQE; via the coding sequence ATGGCTGACGGCAGACGGAGCCCCGGGATCGCGGTGAAGCTCTTCGTGCTGCTCGCCGCCTTCTCGGTGATGCCGGTCGGCGCGCTCGCGTGGTGGCAGCTGACCGCGATCGCCGAGAGCCAGCGCGCGCAGCGGCTCGCCTCGCTCGACGGCCTCGCGTCGGCGAAGGCGTCGGCGATCGACCAGTCCATGGCCAACCGGCGCCGCGACGTCGAGCGCATCGCGACCCTCATGGCGCCCCGGCTCTCGCGGCTCCTCGAGGCCGAGCGAGAGCTGGCGGACGCCACGCAGGCCCCGGCCGAGCCGAGCGAGCCGCTCCCGGAGCTCCAGGACGCGGGCCAGCTCGACGAGCGGGACGAGATCGAGGCGGCGGAGCGCGCGGAGGAGATCCCGCAGGTCGAGGAGGCGCCGCTGGAGGAGCCCGCCGAGCCCGAGCCGCCGGCGGTCGCGAGGCGGACGGAAGCCCTGGAGACCGCGCGCGCGGAGCTCCGTCGCAGCCTGGGCCTGATCCTCTGGGACCAGGCGGACTTCGAGGAGCTGCTCGTGATCGACGGGCAGGGTCGCGTGCGATCCTCGACCTATTCGGAGCACGAGGGGCGCACCGCCGAGTCGATCGAGTACTTCCAGCAGGGGCGCCGTGCGACCTACGTCCAGCCGGTGTTCATGTCGCCCATCACCGAGCGCTGGACGATGGTGATCGCCACGCCCATCCGCGACGAGAACGCGGTGGAGACCGGCGTGCTCGCGGCGCGCCTCAACCTCGCTCAGCTCTTCGGGCTCATCAACGACGTCAGCGGGCTCGGAGACACCGGAGAGACGGTGGTCGGACGGATGATCGGGGAGGAGCTGGTCTTGATGGCGCCGACCCGCTCGCAGCCGGACGCGATCCTGCGGCGCTTCCCGCTGGCGGAGGTGGAGCAGATGCCGGTCACGCTCGCGGCGCGCGGGCAGCTCGGCCGTGGCGAGCGCGTGGACTATCGCGGCGACGAGACGCTGGCCGCGTGGCGCCCGATCCCGTCGCTGGAGTGGGGCCTGGTGGTCAAGATGGACGAGGACGAGGCCATGCGCGACTCCGCGCAGGCGCGCTGGCGCACGCTGCAGGTGGCGCTGGTGATCCTCGTGCTCGCCGTGATCGGCGCAATGCTCGTGGCGCGCCAGGTCGTGCGCCCGCTGCGTCAGCTCCGGGAGGCGACCGATCGGCTCAGCCGCGGCGACTTCGACGTGCGGCTCGACATCCGCTCGCGAGACGAGATCGGGGAGCTGGCGGACAGCTTCGAGCGCATGGTCGCGGCCATCAAGTTCTTCCGCGAGCACGCGCGGCCCGAATCGGAGATGGACGACGACTCCCTCGAGGCGGAGGAGGGCGGAGACGAAGACTCCGCGACCCAGGAGTAG
- a CDS encoding chemotaxis protein CheB, giving the protein MSAATKLLVVGASLGGLDAVPVVIRGLDAALDLAVVIVQHRSPDSNGQLARILAQRSGREVEEAMDAAPLARGAVLLAPADYHLLVQEDRVKLSLDASERFARPSIDVLFHSAARAWGRRLAAALLTGSSDDGARGMEAVWRAGGATFVEDPALAEAPTSPREALARIEPIHVGPPDSIGVEVNAWAKRPTPWRTHG; this is encoded by the coding sequence GTGAGCGCGGCGACCAAGCTCCTCGTCGTCGGCGCCTCGCTCGGCGGGCTCGACGCCGTCCCCGTCGTGATCCGAGGCCTCGACGCGGCGCTGGATCTGGCCGTGGTGATCGTGCAGCACCGGAGCCCGGACTCCAACGGGCAGCTCGCGCGCATCCTCGCGCAGCGCTCCGGGCGCGAGGTCGAGGAGGCGATGGACGCGGCGCCCCTCGCGCGCGGCGCCGTGCTGCTGGCGCCGGCCGACTACCACCTCCTCGTGCAGGAAGACCGCGTGAAGCTGTCGCTCGACGCGTCGGAGCGGTTCGCGCGGCCCTCGATCGACGTCCTCTTCCACAGCGCGGCGAGGGCGTGGGGGCGGAGGCTCGCGGCCGCGCTCCTGACCGGGAGCAGCGACGACGGCGCGCGCGGGATGGAGGCCGTGTGGCGAGCGGGCGGGGCCACCTTTGTCGAGGACCCGGCGCTGGCGGAGGCCCCGACCTCTCCTCGCGAGGCGCTCGCTCGGATCGAGCCGATCCACGTGGGCCCTCCGGACTCGATCGGTGTCGAGGTGAACGCGTGGGCGAAGAGACCCACGCCTTGGAGGACGCATGGCTGA